The following nucleotide sequence is from Oryzias melastigma strain HK-1 linkage group LG3, ASM292280v2, whole genome shotgun sequence.
TATGGTTTAGAActatttttttgtggcttttttttgcaCCTTATGTAAAATGATcgtaatatataaataatataacgTTTACAAAGTAAAGCATTCCTAGCTTTGTTTGTGTCAAATTGTTTTCACTCGATTTTTAGCCCTAAAtgactgattaaaaataaaaaacattaaagctttaacaccattttctataattttacaaaactcacccattacaaaaaaaaactattaaattgaaatctttaattcaaaatcttgtttaataaaaagtcatttaactatgaataataataacGAATTAGTTTCATTGTTGTCATCATAGATGTAAAAGCATGACCTCCTTGGTGCTAGAAATTATTTccagccattaaaaaaaaaaatcatatagaTGATAAATTAAGGTCATTTTGGATCTGAAGTGGTTTGATGGATTTTTGCATCACCACATCAATGggttaaaaataatcatttgcaATACTGTAATAagggaagctgaaaaaaaagtttttctcttgttttattatttgtaagaTCTTAAAATCCTCAATTTTGCTTCCACTCGcagattttttcatgtttttcatcttgACCTTTATCTCCCACACTTCTGCAGGCTTGTCGAAGGGCTTCTTGACCGCCGGCATTGTCTCCCAGGTTGTTGGACCCCTTGGATAATGGTGGTAAGTACCTAATTATTTCAGTGGTGTTAAGTGTTTAAATGGCAATAACAGTGTACAGATTAATGTgggtttctgtgaaaaaaaaagtcatcttaACTTGTAACTGGAAAGaaattgatttctattttttttttcttttcttcttgcaAAAGTTTTTATCTTGCttgagttcatttttttaattttattttcaggtCAGTTTGAGAGGGTGAGCAGAATAATGTCCCAAACCCAAGTTGACGAAGTTGGCCTTTGTGACAATTCACCGCATTCCAACGAACGCAATGTCCAAACTCAAAATCTCAATGAAACAAGCACACTCGTGCAGAATCAAAGTCCCTCTGATTCACAAAACACGGAGGGAAGAACACGTGGCTTTATTCAGCAGACCTCTTTTAACAACAACGGGCTGGAGGAAAAGGAGGAACACCCAGGAAAGAAATACGATGAGGGAGAGGATAttgatgaagtgatggaggaagaATCTGAGGAATCAGCCTCTCTTATTCGCTGTCAGTCTCCCGACACTCCCATGACAGATTCTTCATTTTCAGAAACTGGTAAGGGcaacaaaaaaactcatattCAACTCAAATGTATTCAGCTCTATTAAATGTTCATCTAGCTTCATGTAGTACTCCGTttgaccacaagggggcagcaaAACATCTTAAAGGATGTGTTGTAAAAGACCTAATACATCTCTATACAGCTTCCCTGCTATATTGTGGTTCATTATtgctattttgaagattttttttgtacaattctgcatgcttttttattgtgtattaTGTTGTGCATCCTAATTGACTGTAGACTTTGTCAATCATTCTCCTCTGTGccatgtctcctgtacagaatgcattcaattataaatctttgattgcaataagatgtttattttcattctataatcttggacttttttttcctgcaaaggTTTGAGCTTTGAGAGttttaaacaagataaaaaagtgtgaaaaggtTCATGTCTGTGTGTAATGAGGGGCTTTACACCCTTAAAACTTCCATAtcctactttgcagatttcactTATTGCGGGTTAGTTACCACTGagctattttgtaattttatgtgcACTTGATGTTGCACATTAGTGTCttgtcaacttaaaaaaaaacatagttttaggTCAATGGAAGTCTAGAATTTGCATTTATAGTTTGATAGTTACAGAGTCTTGCTGTGTCTCAGGATAAAATCTGGGGTTTCCAGTTTCACCACATTTATCTGCTCACAGCCTCACATTCTGTTTGTTCCACTTTCCAATTATGTGTAGTACAGATACTTTTAAGTAGCACACACTGTGAATTGTCCTGTAAAAAATGCAGTGAACATGTTGTCTTTGGCTTCTCACAGTCATATTTACCTGTTTTCTTTTCCACATTTCTTCTACATCTGCTAAGTGTccattcttatttttattttttatttttataggcAGTCTACTGGATACTGTATATCCTTTTAGTCCCGGTACCAGTCCAGAACCCACCTCTCCTGTCACCACAGCCACTTCAGAAAACATGCTTTCCATCAGCACACTGGAAACAGGCCGGAGTGATGCGGAAGCAGATTCTTCTGTCTCCAGCGCTGGATCGGGAATTTCTTTAAGAGCCTCCCCTTATGACTCCACCACAGAGACTGCAGATTCAACCTCACCAAACCCCGCCCCGCACGCATGGTCGAGCAGCTCAGCTGGACATACAGAAGCCTCTGACAGGATAACAAAAACCGTACCCACACAACCAATTACCTCATCCACGGAGCCCATCTCCCGCTGTGAGCCTGCCGTTAGCAGAGGCTCCTCTGTTCCCCCTGCGCTCTCAGCTGCAGAGACTCTGGCCGCATTAACATCGCTCAACACTTCCACCCCCGGGAGTGCAACAGTAGAACCCCGTCTGTCCACCGCAAAGCCTAAATCAGCTGATCAAGATCTCACTTTCACCAACTCACCTGCATCACCAAACCAAGAACTGAGTGCTTTCACTCCAGCCCCCACCTGCACAGGTGAGCCGGCTCTTCTGGAGTCTCTGGAAGACCTGGTGCAAAGAGGTGATGACGCCCGCCTTCCACACTACCTTCATCAGGTATTTTATCAACATTCGCTTGTCCCCACAAATCTCTTTCAAGGTGTTTTCTCAGATTATACGctatactttttaatttaatatttttctgcattacTTCTTATTTCTTCTAAATCAGAGTGGCAGCTAGTAACCTAAGGCATGGGTGCTTCCTGCATctgctttacaaaaaaagtgcagACACTAAAGCTGGTCTGATTTAGCTTCTTCTGACGTGCATGCTTGAACTTGTGAAGTTTGAGGTGTGTGAAAGCTCATGTCACTTTGATTTTAATGATAAATCCCTTCACCTGGCACACCTGGCTGTGTTCACTTCCAGTTCAACAGGTGTGTATGTGACTAGAGACTGCTTTTAACAGCGTTTCCCACAATACTTACCTTCATTTATATTCATAGGTATGTTCCAGGTTAACATTTACTGTAATCTCAGTCCTTTTTACTTAATGGAGCGGTAAAAATATTTGCTTCTTCTGGCTTTTGTACatctaaattttacattttttcatttcataaaagtaaacaaatgcatcaaataaagatttttatgtttcaccaatttgattttttatgcgCATTACACTTTTGCATGTCGAGCTTTTATCATTTTGTAATCTTGTCGTTCCTTCACTAAATCATAAAGATGTTCTGATTGAGCAGGTGAAGAACTTTCGTCTTCAGTTattatattttctctttctaaAGTGTGCCGCAGTAAGAGGTTTTCTGTTTATAGGATAAACAGTTTAGGGTTTAGCACTgctactgtcatttttttgtgccaCGTTTAGAATATGATTCGACATGTGTATCACTGCAAGCcctgaaatattttcatttctctCTTTAGCATCACAGTTAAACGTACAAGGTTCATCTTTATCTACTTTACTGCAATAAGCTGCTGTAAAATGAAGAGATATTCAGTTTTCTGAGATGAGAAAGATACAGAATACCAGTTTGTCTGaacaaactggaaaaagaaCACAGGCTTACTTACAGGTCTGCATTCATAACACAAATTGTTTTGTCTAATATATGAAAGACCACAAAACTTCCACCGCGGTGGAAGTTTTGTGGTCTTTCATATATTAGACAAAACAATTTGACAAATTACTTATCTCAAATATTGAGTTTGAAATGGCTTTTAGTTTTGTAGCTCATTTATATTGCTCTTCTCATCCCTGCTTGTGACTGTAGCACTGTAGACTTACAAGTTTTACTCTGAGAAAAGCCTCTTTTCTTGTCCCGGCCCTCACTTCATTAGGCATGCAAAAGCTCTGTGTGttctccttttctcctcctcctcctcctccctttcCTGCTCtctgtaacacacacacacttgccTTGTTCTTAGCTCTACACTTGCTGAAGACAGAGGTATAGTATCTCTGACTGTGTATTTCCACTTACTCTACACGTCTCTTCTTTCCCTTTTGTGGCTTACCTAACAGCTTACATGCTTCTTCAATGTCACTTTAGGTCTTCTGATTGTTGTTTAGATTACTTTTAATACTTCTTTGCATATATTATAGCAATACAGAAATAGATTTTGTTGTAAAGATTGTAGATAATAAAGTGTTTCAGTTTCACTCACACAGTTTGAACGGATTGCTTTTGTGATTTCTgattaaaggttttattttctgtctgttttctgcAGATCGCAGAGGCCTTTGTTCTTCAGGAAGACTGTATCCTTGTCACTTGTGTGTGTCTCTAAGTGTTTGAACCcgtcttgtttttttcatttgtcctCAGAGtgtcaaacattgtttttatatgCAAGGACAATGTGAGTCTGTCAGTGCCACAAGGATATGACAGACTtgctataaaaaaatactattttaatttggtttatatTCAACACAAAAACCCATTCCTAAGTATATAGAGAGAAGGATCGTAGCAGGGATGAACTGGAGGAAATGGAAAACTAGCTTAGCCGTACAGTAGGTCACGCATGTATAGAGGGATAGTTGGTGAGAGGAAGCTTTCAGCCTTGTCAAAGACGGATTGTATTTTGGTTGCACATATCCATAAACATGAGACTGCATTATCCCCCATTGTCTTTTGCcttttgttctgcttcttctaTCTGCCCCTCACCctcttcctgcttttttttaatatacactTTTAACCCATACGGCTGTAAAAGTGCAGAAgttgaaaatgtgtgtgtgttgtgtaaatacagtatttatttCTTGACTGTTTGCTCTCAGACCAGCGAGCGCTATGTTTCATCCAGCTAGAGAGACTGTATCACCAGCGGCTGTTGGACAACCTCAGTGCACTTCAGGAGCAGTGGGGTAACACACATCACACTTTCACACTCGGAGACgcacaaacaacatttttttattactttttctgtttgtggctCATTCTCATTAGATTATAAAATGACTTTAACCCTTGAGCACTAACGGCAGGTGTTTTTACCccagcaaaagtatttacatgattttcaatattgGTTCcttgggtaaagtctcacatgtacGTGGAATGGGTGGACTAAAGGCCatcattgtgttttgtttttacgaattcctaatttttcagtaattttcaaggatgtttttaggatcttcctttgtttttattttccattttgttacataaaccacagttgaaaataatgTATCATgtgttattatatatatatattttgatctatttttatgacaaatacgttttattgggtatattatatcgggtaaaaattacgcaagaaaagtgatggtgtaactttttacagcTTGAAAAAAATGAGCTGCATTTATATTATCCTCTGATCTTAGCTGcgataaacatgattttttttctttcctaataatttgtatttaacTCTTTTTCTGTGTCTTTATCATAGAAAGTCGGTGTAGCAAGATGACCTCTCACCTCACCACCCATCATCTGGATTCTCTGAAAAGTATCTGCCAGACACACAATCGGTCAGTTTGTATGTggattcttttgttgttgttgtttttatatatcCTTGATGTCttctgcaaaaaaaggaaatcattttttttgttttattttattctgtcttttacattttaatacatttattttttatttgtccaaaatatGATTTCCATATTACCTGGAGCATTTCATGGTGTTGTAGCATCTATTCATATTCATCTTTAACCCCTTTATGCCAGAAAATATTTAcagctatttaaaaaatttacatgtttttgctttaatttagaaattaaggtatattttttttttaagccaaagtGGTACGGAGCATTAATAGGCATCAACGGGTTAAACATCTGTCGTCCTGATATGTATTTTGTCTTTGCAGAGGAAAATGAAATAACAAATCCTTTCTCATGCTGCTGTATTTGCATAACACTCATTCATATTGAGACTATACTCTGCATGTTTTCTGTGTCAGCACTGTGAGTGTGTGATGATTTCCTTGGCTGAGTCTGTTTATGTCTCATTATGTGATGAGCACTGCACTGATGGATAAAACATATGCTCTTTGGGGACCGCTGCTCTTGCACATTTAGACACTTGAGCCACTACACTGCCTAAGGTTTCACTTGCCtgacactcaaacacacacaaaacacgcCCAGAGAGTGTGTGACTTTAGGAAATGACATTCATTACGTTCAAGATTTCCTACTTttgattttataatttatataaaaaagtatgtaTGATTTGCACTTGTGGTAATGTTTGGATCCCTGTAAGTTGGGTTACACGTGGATACACACATCCAAGTGTGTTTGGGCTATTATTAGTTTGGAGAGCAGAGAAGGGTCACCCATCTTTTGCCTCTTCATTTACTAAAACTAAGAGGAGACATTCAGTTCTAACTCTCTCATATTCTCTTCTGTGCACAGGCCAAGGACAGGAGATGCTGAGGTAGGATATTTACTATTTCTCCATGTGCATAAAGCGATAAAAGTAGAGATTATTAATGCTACACGTGGATTCTTAAGTACTTTTATGCAGTTTCTATTGAAAGTGTTCATGTTAcactttcctttttctgtcattCAGAAATGCGATGCATGCAAACATGGTTTTATGACAGACgtttcttgtgtgtgtgtagtgtGCATCTGTGGATTTTATGAAGCCTGAGATTGAAGGAGGTGGCACACAGCTGCCACTTACGTTCGGTGAGTGTGGatgaaaatttagattttatgatgTTGATGGATGTCAATGTAAAGAAAATCAGCTGgtattttgttaaaacttgTCACAATCTACTCCTACGTTTACTCTGggaaatattcaattttttacaACAGTGCATGATAGACAATTTGGGTTACAAACTTGTGAGCCAAACAGATCTATTTACTGTCAACAGGGGTTTTGGACTAAACTGGTTGCCGtagaaagatttgaaaaaaaattaaaacattttaaattgtttaaatctTCCAATTTGATTGtgttgaaattacatttttataatatttttctgtaaagtttTAGCTCACGTTTTCTGTCTTAAACGTTTTTTGCAAAAGagacaatatattttttaaacttattctaCATGTGTATAGATTTAGTAAggaaactaattttttttagattttaagcaATAAAATGTCACCATAAAGCATTCTTTTTGCTTTGTAAACCTTATTTAATAATGTCTATTCCTGATTGTAGAGAATTAACTGCATGTTAAACTGAAAGGGTATATGAGTGGACTGGTCAACTATGGcctaaatgactttttttttaattgttttttagctttttcagaAAGTTGCATCAGTATTTAGTTCAATTTGGGTTAATAGTTGATATAATGCACAATCAGAGGCTTCCAGTCTTTTCTGCAGCCTATCATGTACCacatcaagtaaaaaaaaaggtcaatctGAGGGTTAAAGTCTCCTTTTGTACTATTACACTTTTATACATCAGCTGACTCTTTCAATTCTCCTATAATGTCAGAGAAGAGCAAGACCCCACTAAAGAATTATAGTACAGAGGCATATTTCCATAAATCTCTGCTGGCTGACGAGTAAGACGACGGCAGAAGGAGAGGGGAGGCAGAGGGGGCAGAGTGCTCAGTTTCAGTGACGGAGAATGTGCTGCACCCCTCTACAGCTGGAGGGATGGATCAGTCCAagcctgcagagcagcagggagAGGATTTACATCCAGGACGGGAAAAAGAGGAAACGGggggagaagaagaggaggacgaCTGCGACGTGGAGGAGGCAGCAGAGGCTCTGGAGCTAGAAGATGAGGGGGCAGAAGATGAATGGGCGGAGAAGCAGGAGGAGGCCGGCTTTTGTCTGACAGCTCTACCAGTGGAGACTCTGGCCAGTGGGGCTGAGGTGGAGCAGCTACGCCAGGTTGCTTTAGCTCAGGAGAAGCAACATGATGACTCCCAGGTAGAAGTGTGcttaaaatcagtttattttaatcaaactgAATGAGAAAATCATTTAAGTCAAAGCACAGTTACTGTTGTAATGAAGAAAGCAGACCTTAAACTCTTGTCCAATTTTGCTGCAGGAAAGTGCTGCAACCACTCTGCACAAGGAAGCACAATCCCCTGAAGAGACCCTGATGAAGATGCAGGAGCAGCTTGAAGAAGACGAAGAGGAATACGAGTTAGATCAAGCTGACCTTTTCAGAGAAGCACCCTCACTGGATTACATGGCAAAACTAATCACTGTAGAAGAGGTATGAATAAacattatgcaaaaaaaaaacacattttatcagAAATCTTGAAAAATCTATTTGCATCTGCTCTCACCACAGGAGGTTCTTAGCCAAAGTCTAACCAAACTTCATCAAAGCAGAAGATAAAGCATATTGTTGAATTTATCTTAACAATTTAACCAATTTAAGTGGCTCAAGTCACTATAATCTATCAgataaaatttttaaatgtacatcaATAGAGTAAATGTGATGTTTCACCATGACTTGGTCAGAGTTTATCTGCTATTAAAGTGTAGTTGAAGTCCagtttccaaacatttttgtcaacagGGAAGAATTTTACCACCTGTCTTCCAGTAAACAGATTGTAGTTCTGATTAGTagcattttatcttttaacagTTCCCACTGTAGTGACAGGTGTGATGTGGCCTGCTGCTTTTGAGCAGTAATGACTGTTGAACTGTAGCTTTCCATGTTGAGCTCATTGTTTACTGTCAATTTGAATTCCAAGCCAAACACTCCTTGTGGTCCTaatccaggggtctgcaactctTAAAGGCTCTGGAGCCTCATGCGGCTCTTTTATCCTTTACACATCAGATAACTGAGCAAAAATTATGATAAAGGCTTTAATCTGCTGTTGCCAGagtaataattattaaaataagcttaaagctcatgtttacatgtatagatttaaaaaaaatgtattctacaCCAATGCTGTCCTGTTTATATTTGATATTAAAAGGgtaaaaaaggaggaaaaaatacaaaagtcaTAATGATACAAAATCTCATGTTTAAATTGGCTTTATTACACTTTTAATTCAAGAAAATCTTCTGCTGCGGCATAATCTTATGTGACACAggctggattttattttgaaagtaacttGTTTTGGGCtactgttaaaagttaaagaagTTGATATAATATAATtgttatatagaaaaaaaataacactaataTAATTGgtttattgttaatattttaaagctatattttataaatcaatGGTTTAATAGGCACAGaaacataaattacatttatttttcttaacaatGAAATGGAAGTTTGCAGCTCTtgctgggtttttgtttttgaccaaatggCCAAGCAGGAAAGACTGCAGACACCTACCCTAACCCAACGCTGGAACCAAGAGCTAAAGTAACTTATAGTTGGCTTTGTTAAATTTAATGTAAGATAGTGAAGAAGAAACATAACAGAGGGGGTTCTATAAATATTCTTGTCAGTGTGTGAAGGCTGGGACTAAATTGGTTTTGATGGTGTAAACAGGATTTGTGTTCCTGTTTGTATGTGTATGTAATATGTGACCCCCTGTCTTCTTTCCGATGAACAGATTACTCCTGCTTCTGGTCTGGTTTCTATATTGAAGAAAAGAGTCAACACGGATACCGTCGACACGCCTAACCGCTCGGAACCAGAACCCAAGAAAGGCTTTGCTCAAAGACGCGTGCGCTTCAAAGTTCCTGATGACAGCTATGATAGTGGTATGTGTCTTTGCCTTATGAGCTCAAACCTAAGAAAAGTGCCTCATTATGCTGCAGATGTccacatgtatttttttttttttagcagtttatCTTGAAATAGTGAAAATAAGCAAGACCAAGACCTCCAAGTATAACACCATGGTTCTCAGATAGGAAGGCTATGAATCAAttagaaagatgaaaaaaaaaagactgatcaGTTTGCTGTTTGCGGTGGTGTGGGCTCAGCATCGGGATCTTATTATCTTAAAACAGTTGATTCAAATGTCAAGACACTCAATCTTCTGGTTGTTCGACATTCTTGCTGTCGCCTGGTGTCATGGTCTGTGGACAGAGAAGAACAGAAGAGAATCGCACTTTCATGCAAAATACTTTTCTTCTTGAGCAGCTAAAATATTCTTAGTAGCACAATAAGGAGTTCATAATTATGACAGAAATGGAGCTGCTGCGTCTTTACATCAAGAGCAGGCGGCTGAAGTGATTTGGAACATTTGACTAAGATGTCGCCTTTCTTTGAGGTGTTGCATTCCAACCAGGAACAGACTGGATTGCATAGTCTAAAATTAATGGCTCATTTATTGTCTAATGGCTTGTATTCTCTTTGCAGAGCTCGGCGGTGGAGATTCCTGCCTGCTC
It contains:
- the cnsta gene encoding consortin, with protein sequence MSQTQVDEVGLCDNSPHSNERNVQTQNLNETSTLVQNQSPSDSQNTEGRTRGFIQQTSFNNNGLEEKEEHPGKKYDEGEDIDEVMEEESEESASLIRCQSPDTPMTDSSFSETGSLLDTVYPFSPGTSPEPTSPVTTATSENMLSISTLETGRSDAEADSSVSSAGSGISLRASPYDSTTETADSTSPNPAPHAWSSSSAGHTEASDRITKTVPTQPITSSTEPISRCEPAVSRGSSVPPALSAAETLAALTSLNTSTPGSATVEPRLSTAKPKSADQDLTFTNSPASPNQELSAFTPAPTCTGEPALLESLEDLVQRGDDARLPHYLHQIAEAFVLQEDYQRALCFIQLERLYHQRLLDNLSALQEQWESRCSKMTSHLTTHHLDSLKSICQTHNRPRTGDAECASVDFMKPEIEGGGTQLPLTFAGGMDQSKPAEQQGEDLHPGREKEETGGEEEEDDCDVEEAAEALELEDEGAEDEWAEKQEEAGFCLTALPVETLASGAEVEQLRQVALAQEKQHDDSQESAATTLHKEAQSPEETLMKMQEQLEEDEEEYELDQADLFREAPSLDYMAKLITVEEITPASGLVSILKKRVNTDTVDTPNRSEPEPKKGFAQRRVRFKVPDDSYDSELGGGDSCLLLFLLCLVTVVISVGGTALYCALGDTHSSVCQDFTSNADFYIRQIHRGVSQLQHWFAPGS